The nucleotide window CCAGTTAAGAATTTGGAATTTTAAAGACTTCGGGTTGAGATGCCGTCAAGGTTGACGTCACGATCCAGATTTCCCgccgtcgggatcgtgatggtgcctactagtgaaagttaACCAAGCCAACTATTCCGATTAatttaccttttttatttttttaatctctTAACAATTGCAAGttaacatattataaataacGAGATAATAATGCGGAAGAACGAAATTTAACAATTAAAGTAATACCAATacgaatccataataataatccacccataactggtgtcacaatctcacggactatctaagaaaaCTACAAGTAGGGCCTGAACAAAGAAAATACATGTTTGTCTCTGAAATAGAAAAGAACGGAAAGAAACaagataggaaggggacgccaaggcctgcggacgcctgcaggactacctcgggtcttcgatggactgaaggcagcaacccctagctaaAGTCCGTATGCTCCAGTACGGCAGTACCGgaatctgcacaaaaaagtgcagagtgtagtatcagtacaaccgaccccatgtactgagtaagtgtcgagcctaatctcggcgaagtagtgatgaggctatgacgcGACAActacataaacctgtgcaattttaTCATATACGAGAAGCAAAAGTAACAAGAAGCACTAATAACAGgaaacaataataacaagaatTAAACAGGATAAGGCAGAAAAAGGGGAAACATGCCTGGGGTGGGGGGATATCAGGTTATGACAATAATGAAATGAAGTGTTTAAATAAACATCAAACTTGAAGCAACAGAGGTAATAACACAAAACAagtgcacggcaccacccttcgtgcttttactctcatcctcaccacataaatcaaagaaacaacacgacatcactcttcgtgcttttactctctcaataacatggcacgacatcaatCTTCgagcttttactctcaataacatggcacaacatcacccttcgtgcattaatactcacaatatcggcacgacatcacccttcgtgccttaACACTCTCttacaatatcatgcacgacatcactcttcgtactttacactcttcctcacccaaacaaatgaaataataatattccgacaaggaatcaacaatagaacAATACCGTCCCGGCAAGAgagtcaacaatagaaacaatatagtcccggcaagggaatcaactataaccaatccagTTTCAACAATTACTTCACAATATAACTTCAACTTGAAACAATACTCAATAATGGTCAACTACCAAGAATTTATCATGAGTCTTATTCGATAATgctaataattaatttaaacatgatcAATACATAACAAAATCATAACAATCTTAATATGAGACTCAGGGGcgtgcttgacaccaacgtatagatactcgtaacctcacatatacgtcgtactcgactcaaatacatagcaaataagacacaacacttattccctcaagctaaggttaggccaaacacttacctcaaacttccacatccaaactcaagcctcaaacaccgtttTTCCTTTTGATTCAActtccaattcacttgtatctaacccaaattaatttaacaacatcaataaatgctaaagaattcaactccaatgctaaattataggttttctatcatttttcccaaaaagtcaaaaatcgaccccggacccacttggtcaaaactcgaggttcggactaaAACCCGATCACCTATTCACACACGGGTCCGAATAtacaattagtttcgaaatccgacccaaaatgaggtctaaattttaattattcaaaaagccctaactctatccaaattcccaatttctactataaaaactctagatttttggatgaagattgatgaaatgcaaaggaaaattgaaagaaaaaggtttagaatcatacacCAATACTTTAGAGAAGAACTTGTCTATTGAAAATTGCCTCaatgctctctagttttgaaaatataaagTTGTGGGCTAATTTCCCGTTCTGCTACTgttttaagtgttgggcgacagtgttcattgcgatcgcgtgaacactgtcgcgatcgcgaagagcagcctcctaaagacttacgcgatcgcgagatactccatgcgttcgcgaagggtagacccctcttggccttcgcgttcgcggaacgCTGTACGCATTCGCATAGAAGAAAGGGTTGATTCCCAGCCCACCCCCATTTTACTATACGCGTTCGCGTGACATAGGTCGGTTCGCGTAAAGCAGCCCCCAGTGCTCCGCGTTCGTGACCCTGTCTATGCGTTCGTATAGAACAATCCCATTCCCAGCCCAGTTTCCCTTCCGCGATTGCGAGAGTTACTATGCGATCGCGGTGCATGGTGCGACAGACACCAGAAGCAACAATCATACCAGATTTTCCTAAGTGTAAATCACCCTGtggcctacccgaaactcacccgagccctcgatgctccaaaccaaacatgcacacaactcTAAAATAATCATATAGACttgttcgtgcgatcaaatcgccaaaataacatcttaaacaacaagtttaacatcaaaatcaaagaaaaatctcaagaactcttaagtttcaaatttcacaaccgagggtctgATTCACGACATTTgaactccgtttcttaccaaatgttacaggcacaacttaaatatcatattaaacctgtaccggactccagaaccaaaatacgggcccgataccaacaaatTCAAACAcgtttaaatttccaaaaactcttataatttcagttaaataatttatttcaaaatttcatttctcgggctagggacctcggaattcagttctgggcatacgcctaagtcccatatttttttacgGACCTTCGAGAcggtcaaatcacgggtccgggcccgtttacccaaaatattgatcgaagtcaacttaaatttaattttaaaggcaaaattagcattttcctcaaattttcacataaaagttttccggaTATACGCACGGACAGCgaacgcaaattgaggtgagataaaaggaggtttttaaggcctcggaacacagaattgacttttaaaacaagtgaggaccttttgggtcatcaaagTTGATCttaggggtattatcacttttagcgcGCGCCAGAAATTATTTACATCTGGTAACCGAAAAGtctataaaaataatttataagttAGCATaaccgaatatatatatatatatatatatatatatatatatatatatatatacaaattttatatattttttcggttattatttTTATAGCGGCTATACAGTTTCATTTTTCCTTGATCTTATGTCTGTATCTAATTGCTTAGAAAAATACTTAATGTTAGGAGTTCAATAATATATTCACAACGTATTAGGAACTTTTTTAAAGTTAACAGATATTTTAAACATTGTTTGTTCGATGAAATACacttagagggtgtttggctaagcttataagctggtcaaacgggcttataagcactttttggcttatctacatgtttggtaaaattaaagtgcttataagtaagtgcttataagccaaaaataagtcaaaagccataagttggtctcccccaacttatcaaatttcaacttataagcactttaggtttgaccaaaatatttactattctatcctaaaatacttctttttaaaataaaactctTCGTATATCTAGTTCTTCAgctgcttattattaatttcagcacttttatccaaatacgtaactgcttattttttaaatcagtttcagcacttaaaagtgctttAATACTTATCGGctactctaaatcagctaagccaaacgggctcttagtcaGTGCTGGCGACTATTAGCGATGGTTGTGAAGTAGTTATTGATGATAATCGTGACTGGTAAAGATAGTTGACAACAGTGATTGTGCGATCATGAATGGTGATAATTTTGCAGGGTGGGTTAAAGTGATGATTGTAGAATAGTGACTGACAGGACAATTGGTGGGGGAAGTGCACAGTTGaccactaataacacatgtatttacttttaagtcaCCGTTTAAAATGTCTTTAATCTTTAGTCAccgctttaataaactttaactgccCTGACGAAAATACTcttctgctcatgtccttaacttttgtacttaacttcaggactacatgtccttaacttttgaatatggaactctaagttcaggacttcaggactacatgtcctaaACTTTTGAACCTGTAATTCTAAGTTTAGGACTTtaagactacatgtccttaacttttgaacttggaactctaagttcaggacttcaaggctacatgtccttaacttttgaacttggaactcaaacttcaagaccaagcgtccttaacttttgaacttgtaagtcaaagttaaggacctattgtccttaacttttgacttgtaactgtaagttaaggactgcttgtcattaacttttgaacgtgtaactgtaagttaaggactgtctgtccttaacttttgaacttggaaatcaaagttaaggatctattgtccttaacttttgaacttgtaactgtaagtccttaacttttgaacttgtaactataagttaaggactgtctgtccttaactttaaaacttgtaactgtaagttaaggactgtctgtccttaacttttgaacttgtgtctTTAACTATTGAACTTAACTTTAGGACTTCAAGACTAcatttccttaacttttgaacttgaaactctaagttctggactatgtccttaacttttgaatttaactttaggacttcaggactacatgtcttTAACTTCTGGGAAGGAATTGCATTTCCTGTTTACTCAtcactctttttcttattttcacaaCTTTTAGatctaaaaataaattcaaggAGCTAAGAGCAAATAAACCCTATTACATTAGACTCACTAGAAAGAAAAATAATCAGCACACCAATTCTACCACAAGAGAAATGGCAGAAGCATCTTGAGAAAGAAAAACAGTAGCAACGTTTTCTTCAGAGGAATCTCATTTGGAGGCCAAATTTGTGTTACGCAAATCACAGCCATGACAATGAAGACGATAGCAAGCCCAAAAGTAAGGAAAATCTCGTCGATCATAAAAACTTAGAAGGGTAACActgtcttttcatattaattttaatagactagtggctACTATTGCCAAGCATTAAAAAtgctggataaaaagtaaatatcACTTTAAAAAATGGCTACCTCACACAATTTTTACACAATTGGTGGGGTGGGTTAGCCTGTGGTCAGATCGGAACGGCTTGTGTTGGGACCGTGGGGGCTAGCTAGATCGGCCCAAGTGCTAGCTTAGCTCTCGGGCCACTAACGCATTGTCCCGGCCCGGCCCCATTGATagccaatttttattttattttttttataatactagagagtatttattattttttcatctcAATTTGACTGtccaattttaattttataataagaaaataaaataatataatttatttatatatctatttgaaataattcttttttaattGAAACAAAGACTTCTATAGAATTCATGAATGCTCACTTATGATTTCTTCTTCTACAGTATGTTAAGAAGATCAGAGCAATATTAGTTGtttttacataattcaaataagaaaatttaatagttaaaattaattaatttaaaggtcttaaatattagaaaaataataagatgGTAATGACTATTTTATCCAATGAAAATCTTATTTTAAAGGGGCAAAAAAGACAAATGATATTTCGTAAAGCATGCATCCGATGTCATGAATGCAAACTTTTTAAAATCccataaatattatttaaaaagtatcatcaattataaataaaattaattaaaaatagtaTAAGTTCCTTAAAGTAAAGAATGTCAATTTTGTTTAGCTAACAGTATaaaattttttgtttaaaaaatttGTGTTAACATTGCTCATAACAGTATTTCAGTCCGTCTATAATCTTTGAACTTTTTTTAGGAAACAacttaaaaatgtaaaaatgattTCAAATACCTCTTTTCATTTAACTTTAAATACTACTTTTTTCAAATATCGCAAATTTATGTCCAGCTTCAATTTTCATACAAAGAATATGCTTTAGTTTGACCTATTATtcattataaaataattttattattttagatgTATATTATTTTGAAGAAATGGTATATAGTTGATGTGTAAGAACAAATGCCAATGTTACAATAATATGTTCACTCATAAATAATTTGagttataatattatttatttcgAAAACAAATTCGCACTAAAATAATTTTATAGAAATCTAAGGATAgttcttttcttatttaaaattaaacaaatttTCCATTTTCCAAGAAGAAATTAAATTGTGTTTAAAGTAGAAACATAATATTTCAACaatccaaaatataaataaaaagggaTAAAAGGAAAGTTCCTAATTTTTTGtttgataataaaaatatttgCCGAAAAGTTTTCTACAActtaaaatgtaaataaaaagggGTAAAGAAAAGTTCCTAATTTTTTGTTTGATAATCAGCAAAACTGCTGAAAAGTTTTCCCATAACAAAAGTTagaatttctttttttataaGGTATAATTAAAAACTATTTGATTCCTTCTtggaaatatatttttcttttatttaacttAGACAATTGAATGATTATTCTTAAATAGTAGGGAATTAATTAACTGGATATTCCTAAATAGTAagaaattttttaaataattatttttaaatattagtagaataatcaaatgactattttgtccaatgtgaattttattttaaagagttaaaaaaaaGCAAATGATATTTTGCTAAGGGTATTCGAAATTTTAATCTTTcgaatatatattatataacatACATCCAACATGCAAAATAACGGCATACAAAATACAAACAATAACACATTGTatatgatttattaaaaaaaatctttttttactttgttaaaacataaaaatatgattaaaacAGATAAATATTGTACGATTTTACACCTATAAaaatgaggaattttcagaaGTCACTATAATTTAGTGGCTATTGTATACATATTTATTTTCTATGGATAATATTTTGTCGATACCGGATTATATTCATTGTATTcgcgctattgtattcatgaataccaTTGCGGAATTCACCTAATAAGTAGGGAGCCCAACTGTTTAATAAAGGAAAAAGGATCATTTAGCATACgtcactcctaatttaactcaacaaaataattcTACAAAATTTCGTTGCTACTATGATGTATTTTATGTATTCGCgcgactgtatttataaatacagtgaggTAATCTGCCTAAAAAATAGGGATTACAATTGTTTAAttctgtattccatgtattcgtGTAATCAGGCTAAAACAGGGATTACAACTGTTTAAttctgtattccatgtattcgcTATTTATAAATACTAAGGTAATCTGCCTAAAAATAGTGATTACGAGTGTTTTGAATTCAgttgtattcaaacaacaaaaatcaagaaaTAGGGTGTATATTGTTCTATTCAATTCACAGATATTCATTATTCACtattatacattgtattcaattcaccgtattcaattcgactgtattcaaacaaaaaaaaaatcacaaaaccaGTGATATTTGACTGTATTAAAAAATAGAGACCTACATAATACATAAATATAagcgaaaatataaatatatttatataaaaatacaatatatttggatgtatttgtatcattgtgTGTGACTCAATAGCAAATAAGATAAGTAAGTTCGCCGGAGATGGCGTTTTCCGCCCAAGCAAAATactgtatacattgtattaaaactaaaaatggagacgaacaaaaattcggccctcaaatcttctCCAGCGACTCTGCTTCAAATTTCCAAAAGCTCAATTTGTAGCCATGGCCAGATCTGTTTACCTACTCCCTCTTCATTTTAGATCTATTCTATTCGCTTTAGAAAGTCCACCATCGCCACCAAAAATGGCTGCTACGATGGTTGCCTTGATAAAAAAAAGGGAGAGAGATTTGAGGGAGAAGAGAAATGATTAAGAATCTTGCTGATAGaaagagagagaaggaagagaaagaaagaacataagtggtgtatttcatgcctcaatggtagGGCATAACATAAAgatttattttgctataaaataaaaaattagctataaacaataatattttgaaattagtttaatttataataaatatggtATAATAGTAGTTTGTTATAGGATGTAAGATTTCCTAAGAAAAATCCCTTTAGTTTTTAAGTTGATACAAACACGAAAGCAGGAGCATTTGCACTATACCtgttttttgggtcacgttttaacttgtacccgctttgcaaaaaaaattgcaagcgtatccactttttcgcgtaacttcagcatatgggcctgaagtagcaaaaattgctAAACCAAGTGTGcagaagtttttgtttgtaattgctgaacttaagcattctaatagctgaagttttgttctctatttgctaaaaattttgtttgtaattgctgaactttagcatgttttagctgaagtttttcATGTAAACTTAGTGTTggatgaagtttttgtttgtaattgctgaacttaagcattctagtagctggatttttgttctctatttgttaagcttcagcatgttttagctgaagttttgttctatatttgctgaacttcagcatgttttatgCTATCATGTAATTGATTTTTTGTACAAATAATAAGTTCATCATAAGTAACTTAAAAAACTAGATAAATGATTTAGCACAACAGGTTAAAATGCATTGATAATGTACAAAGCTGAATCCAACAAGTTACTATCATCTTCTTCAAAACTTACTTTAGAAAGttatttataatttgtttttaaataatctgataaacatacttatgTCAATCATCCCcagaactgaagtttcatagcagcaccaacaacagcagaagaaagaagaagaagaagaagaaaaatgaatgaggagaaagaggaggagaaaaggggctgaagttgtttaaaaagtgagtaCAAATTAAAACTTTTTTCAGTTATCCTCGTTGTGTTTGTGACTCTGTGAGTAAGATTCTGTTGGTTTGTTTTAGTAAAGTTGTATGTCTATTAATAAACAGACGTGTTATGTAACATGGTAAGATTGGTGATGCATCATATAAGTCTTTCATCAGTGTGTATTTACAGCAAAAATATGATCACGCAGTCATGTACACAGAACATGAATTAATCAGTGCGAAGAACTCTTTTACTAACCCTGATAAAATGTTACAGATTGGAAATTTTGGGACCAATGTCTCTTAGACAAGTTTATGGAGAATGCTTTTAGGTTTTCTCTATGTCAAGGGAAGAAGCAATGAATATGTTTATGGCGTCAAGGTTAAAGCTGATGGAAATAGTGAACCCGTCCTTGGTGAATCTGACTCCTATTTTTATGTAATATTCAACAGGGAGATTGTGAGTAGCTGTTTTAAACAAGTTGAGCATATTATAACTATTCTGCTTAAGTTCAGCATATGCAGTATGATATCTCTAGTTCTTCATAGTAACCAGATGCACTCAAGTTCTTTTCCCAGAATGGCTTGTACCGCTCAACATGTCCTAAATATGTTGCTACAATCTAGGGAAGTGAAAATAACTTGAGGTCTCTCACAGGCACAAAACACTAAGAGTTCAGCTATAAGAAATTAATCCATGCAGCATATAAGCAGAAATAGAACTGATGTCTATTATGAACATGACCGAAGTTCCActgaggaaaaaaaagaagaagaaagaacagCCTCCaatgaaaaaaacaaaagaagtcTCTTTTACATGTCCATCAATATAAACTCCAAAAGAAGCAGCAGAAAGATTTGGTTTCTTTCAAAAGTCATACAAGAACTTCTCGAAAAGTTTCATGTGTTCTGCTTGCAGCGAGATGGCAACTGATTGACTGCCATCATTTGTAGGACTTGGCAATATAAAGCTTAAACCTTCATAAGCAATACCACCAGGTCCCATAAATATAGGCCTACCCCAGCCAAAATCAGCATCATGGATTGGCAGCCTAGACCAACTAGTTATTCCTAAATTCGGGCACTTAAATGTATGTGCACCACGAACAAGAGCCTTTAAGTCAGGCTGCAACTCCAAATAATCAAGAGCTGATCTTAAATAGTCATTGTCCATTCTAGCCAGTGCATCATGTAATTTACTGGCAGCATACCAAATAGGTTTTGATTGGATATCACCAGCCACTGCAATAGGAGTAGTAGTAAATATCACATTACCGAAATAGCCTGGTGGGAGAGAGGGCCGAAGCCTGGAACGTCCATCAGTTGCTATGTACAATTTGGTTTCTTGATCATGAGCAAGTCCTCGTGCCATGCACGTGGAGCGCCACACATGTCCTGCCAACATCTCGTAGGAGCTGTAGTTAACGGTATTTCCATCTTCCTTGGACTTGGCTTTGAGGGTATTGATTTGATCACGGGTTAGTTTGAAGATGGACACACTGGTTTCAGGAACAACTTCAGGGTTGGTGGTGTTTTCTGGAGTTACTTTGAGAGTGGGAGGTGGCTGGTACTCGACGTGGGGAAACTGAGGCTGAGGTGGATCACGAGCACGGAGGAGGGTCCGGTCTATGAAAGGTGGGATGGTGAGGTCCAGACCACGAGCCATATCGGACCATGTGTTGATGAAGTGAAGACCAGAAGCTCCATCTGCTGCGTGATGTTGCATGCCCACACCAAGGGAAACTCCCCCACATTTGAAATGTGTTATCTGTTCAACAGATCGAAATATCAATTAAGTGATCATCCGAAAATTACAGAAAATATCCAAGTCAAAgcagaaaagaggaaaaactagagtCCGATCAAACAAGATAAGGTGGGATTGTGCGAACAATGCATTGATCTAAACATGAGTATTGGTTGGACAAGGGTCGCAATTAAATTAGTGGTAACTTGTCTTCAATATAAATGTATAATGTAATTATTTACTTTAATCCAAACTAATATACTATTGCTATACACAGTTTGATAATAAAAGCATGGCGTAACACTTAGGGTGTGTTTTGTACTAGGAAGTTATTCATGAAAATATCTTTATCTCTTTcttttttaatcattttcatgttttgattggAATAAAAATTGGTAACACAGTAATTGTACAAATTTGTAAAGGACTACAAAATCAATTCTCCCCTTGTAGGTGTAAATAATATAAGAATAACAATAGTAGAAGGGCTCCTTTTCCCTCCCCTACTTTAAAATTCGATTATTTAATAGCTCTTTTGTGTACTTCCTCTGTTTCATATtatatgaggtagtttgacttgacacgaagtttaagaaaaaagaagaaagacttttaaaatttgtggtcttaaaagcttaaggggtaaaaagtttgtggggtcatgacatttgtgtggctataaaagcttctcattaagggtaaatgggtaaaatgaagtttaaagttgaattatttccaaatttagaaatatatcatttgttttagaacagactaaaaagaaaagtacctcatttaatatgaaacgggGAGTATTAAACATTGATACTAAATAGTGCTATAAGCAATGAATGTGATACGAAATCAAGAATAGCCAACGAAATTAAGGATCACAAAATACAAAATCGCATACACAGGTATATAGAAGTAAGACCCAGAAGAAAAATATAGAAGTAAATAAAAAATGGTAGGTGGCAGCAGGGTTAGGTGGAGAGGGGAAAGAGAAACGAATGAAAACGTAAAGCCACCTAAATTCGTCCAATATTGACTTCCAAATTTAGCCACTCCTGAACTTTTTTTGCTTCATATGTTTATCAAATATTAAATCAAAGGACCATTATAAAGTTGAGtttattcatttttttcaaatgttttttttttaattgtgcgAGGGAGGGGTGGACGAGCCcaaatactccctccgtctcaattATGTGGCATAGTTGACTGAGAACTttatttaagaaaagaaaaaaacttttAGAACTTGTAATTTTAAATACTTTATGAAATTTTTCTTGCTATAAAAGCATATCATTAAGATtaacttaaaattaaattatttttaaatataaaaatatattatttttaaaatgtaatTAAAAAATTGGCACAGAATAAATTGAAGAGAGTTTGACCGCTAATATGGCATCCTAATGCCCTTGGCCATTAGAGAGATTTTTTTATCGAATTAAAACTGGTAGCCAAAGTTAACCCTGGCGTTTAACAACTTTTCTTATTTCGAAATGTAGTCAACTAGTccctgattttttattttattttcccaaTGGAAGCAATATGCATTAATCAAACACCATTAGTCAGTCGAAAATGGAGTCTTTGGTTAATAAACTTGATCATCATTTCCTATGCTTGTAGATCTAATCTGAATATTCTGTTTGTTTCATTTCATATATAGCatgtaatttaaaaatatatttaagacTTTTGAATCTCGATTGATCTTGTGGTCTTAAACATATTCATGTTATTTATTTTAAGACAGTACAATGagaatattaaaattaaattctttctaactattactccctccgttccattttgactatttaatatttttttatgcggtctataatatttgatttttcagatattaagaaggaattaactttttCTTTCCAAAGTTACCCTTGGAGTAAAGAGCTTAGGAgtagtttgttatattttcaatgagcaaattaacagcttgtttggatggttgttacgtatcgtttcataatgtatcgtatcgtattgtattgtattgtactgtatcattTGATAAATACAATGTTGATAGATTGTGTCGTTTGTCATCGGTTCATGATACCACGCACCAGCAATATgatgaataaacttgcaatattataaagaaaaattatgatacaggATAAaactattatataaaaaggtatggtaaatgataaaataaaattatttaataataatgaagggtgagattgacATAAAAAGATAAGGTAAGGACGCGACTataccaaatcggtcgttacataaagtggcacatttcgtcgttaaataacgacggatttaacgatacgatacaataaaatttaagaaacaatcaaaacaaatatagTATTTGacgtaacaatacgatacaatacaatgggtaacaaccatccaaacaagatgtaaggttaatatggtcaatttcattgttaattaatgttaaaaggcgAATTtattaatatgtgtgaaaagagccaaaaaaaatcatttaaagtgGATCTAACGAAAGTAAAAGGTAACATTTATTAtgaaacaaattaaaagaaaataagaaaaaaaattgaaacggAAGAAAGTATTTCTTCGGGCTGTTTCGCCAATTGCTTTTGAGTTTTGACCTTTCTAGAACAGAAAAAGGGGGACAAAATAATTTATTTGCGTGCCTGTGTTCATATTCAACTATTCGAAGCAACAGATAGCCATATTGTTTCTAATAGAAACGTATGGGGTTTAGCATTTAGCCAATTAtgatacaca belongs to Nicotiana tabacum cultivar K326 chromosome 6, ASM71507v2, whole genome shotgun sequence and includes:
- the LOC107789426 gene encoding shikimate O-hydroxycinnamoyltransferase-like; the protein is MKIEVKESTMVKPATETPQQRLWNSNVDLVVPNFHTPSVYFYRPTGSPNFFDGKVLKEALSKALVPFYPMAGRLCRDEDGRIEIDCKGQGVLFVEAESDGVVDDFGDFAPTLELRQLIPAVDYSQGIQSYALLVLQITHFKCGGVSLGVGMQHHAADGASGLHFINTWSDMARGLDLTIPPFIDRTLLRARDPPQPQFPHVEYQPPPTLKVTPENTTNPEVVPETSVSIFKLTRDQINTLKAKSKEDGNTVNYSSYEMLAGHVWRSTCMARGLAHDQETKLYIATDGRSRLRPSLPPGYFGNVIFTTTPIAVAGDIQSKPIWYAASKLHDALARMDNDYLRSALDYLELQPDLKALVRGAHTFKCPNLGITSWSRLPIHDADFGWGRPIFMGPGGIAYEGLSFILPSPTNDGSQSVAISLQAEHMKLFEKFLYDF